In Lemur catta isolate mLemCat1 chromosome 18, mLemCat1.pri, whole genome shotgun sequence, a genomic segment contains:
- the PHF7 gene encoding PHD finger protein 7 isoform X4, with amino-acid sequence MKTIKEKKKERQRSRKSAKTRRVTQRKPSSGPVCRLCLQEPGDPEKLGEFLQKDNLSVHYFCLILSSKLPQRGQSNRGLHGFLPEDIKKEAVRASRKICFVCKKKGAAINCQKDQCVRNFHLPCGQEKGCLSQFFGEYKSFCGKHRPKQDIQQGNVREESCVLCCEDLSQASVENIQSPCCSQAIYHRKCIQKYAHTSAKHFFKCPQCNNREEFPQEMLRMGIHIPDRDAAWELEPGAFSELYQRYQHCDAPTCLYEQGRDSFEDEGRWCLILCATCGSQGTHRDCSSLRSNSKKWECEECSPSASATGSHPGHNIALSHHISLGSSWL; translated from the exons ATGAAgactataaaagaaaagaagaaggaacgCCAAAGATCAAG AAAATCTGCCAAGACAAGGAGGGTCACCCAGAGGAAGCCATCTTCAGGGCCTG TTTGCCGGCTATGCCTTCAAGAACCTGGGGATCCCGAAAAATTAGGGGAATTTCTTCAGAAAGACAATCTCAGCGTGCATTATTTTTGTCTT ATCCTATCTAGCAAGCTGCCTCAGAGGGGCCAGTCCAACAGAGGTTTGCATGGATTCCTGCCTGAAGACATCAAAAAGGAGGCAGTCCGGGCTTCTAGGAAG ATCTGCTTTGTGTGCAAGAAAAAGGGAGCTGCTATCAACTGCCAGAAGGATCAGTGCGTCAGAAACTTCCATCTGCCTTGTGGCCAAGAAAAGGGTTGCCTTTCACAATTTTTTGGAGAGTACAA ATCATTTTGTGGAAAACATCGCCCAAAACAGGACATTCAACAGGGGAACGTGAGGGAGGAAAGCTGCGTCTTGTGTTGTGAAGATTTATCCCAAGCGAGTGTTGAGAACATCCAGAGCCCGTGTTGTAGTCAAGCTATCTACCACCGCAAGTGTATACAG AAATATGCCCACACATCAGCAAAGCATTTCTTCAAATGTCCACAGTGTAACAATCGAGAAGAGTTTCCTCAAGAAATGCTAAGAATGGGAATTCACATTCCAGACAG AGATGCTGCCTGGGAACTTGAGCCAGGGGCTTTCTCAGAGTTGTATCAGCGCTATCAGCATTGTGATGCCCCCACCTGTCTGTACGAACAAGGCAGAGACAGCTTTGAGGATGAAGG GAGGTGGTGCCTCATTCTGTGTGCTACATGCGGATCCCAGGGGACCCACAGAGACTGCTCCTCTCTTAGATCCAACAGTAAGAAATGGGAGTGTGAGGAATGTTCACCTTCTGCTTCAGCCACAG gatcccatccaggacacAACATTGCATTGAGTCATCACATCTCCTTAggttcctcttggctgtga
- the PHF7 gene encoding PHD finger protein 7 isoform X2, producing the protein MKTIKEKKKERQRSRKSAKTRRVTQRKPSSGPVCRLCLQEPGDPEKLGEFLQKDNLSVHYFCLICFVCKKKGAAINCQKDQCVRNFHLPCGQEKGCLSQFFGEYKSFCGKHRPKQDIQQGNVREESCVLCCEDLSQASVENIQSPCCSQAIYHRKCIQKYAHTSAKHFFKCPQCNNREEFPQEMLRMGIHIPDRDAAWELEPGAFSELYQRYQHCDAPTCLYEQGRDSFEDEGRWCLILCATCGSQGTHRDCSSLRSNSKKWECEECSPSASATDYIPENSGDIPCCSSTFHPEEHFYRDTSLEENPGPSGTDWPGPSLLEKPESSGGRRGHSWRSKGVKKSK; encoded by the exons ATGAAgactataaaagaaaagaagaaggaacgCCAAAGATCAAG AAAATCTGCCAAGACAAGGAGGGTCACCCAGAGGAAGCCATCTTCAGGGCCTG TTTGCCGGCTATGCCTTCAAGAACCTGGGGATCCCGAAAAATTAGGGGAATTTCTTCAGAAAGACAATCTCAGCGTGCATTATTTTTGTCTT ATCTGCTTTGTGTGCAAGAAAAAGGGAGCTGCTATCAACTGCCAGAAGGATCAGTGCGTCAGAAACTTCCATCTGCCTTGTGGCCAAGAAAAGGGTTGCCTTTCACAATTTTTTGGAGAGTACAA ATCATTTTGTGGAAAACATCGCCCAAAACAGGACATTCAACAGGGGAACGTGAGGGAGGAAAGCTGCGTCTTGTGTTGTGAAGATTTATCCCAAGCGAGTGTTGAGAACATCCAGAGCCCGTGTTGTAGTCAAGCTATCTACCACCGCAAGTGTATACAG AAATATGCCCACACATCAGCAAAGCATTTCTTCAAATGTCCACAGTGTAACAATCGAGAAGAGTTTCCTCAAGAAATGCTAAGAATGGGAATTCACATTCCAGACAG AGATGCTGCCTGGGAACTTGAGCCAGGGGCTTTCTCAGAGTTGTATCAGCGCTATCAGCATTGTGATGCCCCCACCTGTCTGTACGAACAAGGCAGAGACAGCTTTGAGGATGAAGG GAGGTGGTGCCTCATTCTGTGTGCTACATGCGGATCCCAGGGGACCCACAGAGACTGCTCCTCTCTTAGATCCAACAGTAAGAAATGGGAGTGTGAGGAATGTTCACCTTCTGCTTCAGCCACAG ACTACATACCTGAAAACTCAGGTGACATCCCTTGCTGTAGCAGCACCTTCCACCCTGAGGAGCATTTCTACAGAGACACCAGCCTGGAAGAGAATCCAGGCCCTTCTGGGACTGATTGGCCAGGACCTTCCTTATTAGAAAAGCCAGAGTCCTCTGGTGGCAGGAGGGGCCACTCCTGGCGGTCCAAGGGTGTCAAAAAATCCAAGTAA
- the PHF7 gene encoding PHD finger protein 7 isoform X3 gives MKTIKEKKKERQRSRKSAKTRRVTQRKPSSGPVCRLCLQEPGDPEKLGEFLQKDNLSVHYFCLILSSKLPQRGQSNRGLHGFLPEDIKKEAVRASRKICFVCKKKGAAINCQKDQCVRNFHLPCGQEKGCLSQFFGEYKSFCGKHRPKQDIQQGNVREESCVLCCEDLSQASVENIQSPCCSQAIYHRKCIQKYAHTSAKHFFKCPQCNNREEFPQEMLRMGIHIPDRRWCLILCATCGSQGTHRDCSSLRSNSKKWECEECSPSASATDYIPENSGDIPCCSSTFHPEEHFYRDTSLEENPGPSGTDWPGPSLLEKPESSGGRRGHSWRSKGVKKSK, from the exons ATGAAgactataaaagaaaagaagaaggaacgCCAAAGATCAAG AAAATCTGCCAAGACAAGGAGGGTCACCCAGAGGAAGCCATCTTCAGGGCCTG TTTGCCGGCTATGCCTTCAAGAACCTGGGGATCCCGAAAAATTAGGGGAATTTCTTCAGAAAGACAATCTCAGCGTGCATTATTTTTGTCTT ATCCTATCTAGCAAGCTGCCTCAGAGGGGCCAGTCCAACAGAGGTTTGCATGGATTCCTGCCTGAAGACATCAAAAAGGAGGCAGTCCGGGCTTCTAGGAAG ATCTGCTTTGTGTGCAAGAAAAAGGGAGCTGCTATCAACTGCCAGAAGGATCAGTGCGTCAGAAACTTCCATCTGCCTTGTGGCCAAGAAAAGGGTTGCCTTTCACAATTTTTTGGAGAGTACAA ATCATTTTGTGGAAAACATCGCCCAAAACAGGACATTCAACAGGGGAACGTGAGGGAGGAAAGCTGCGTCTTGTGTTGTGAAGATTTATCCCAAGCGAGTGTTGAGAACATCCAGAGCCCGTGTTGTAGTCAAGCTATCTACCACCGCAAGTGTATACAG AAATATGCCCACACATCAGCAAAGCATTTCTTCAAATGTCCACAGTGTAACAATCGAGAAGAGTTTCCTCAAGAAATGCTAAGAATGGGAATTCACATTCCAGACAG GAGGTGGTGCCTCATTCTGTGTGCTACATGCGGATCCCAGGGGACCCACAGAGACTGCTCCTCTCTTAGATCCAACAGTAAGAAATGGGAGTGTGAGGAATGTTCACCTTCTGCTTCAGCCACAG ACTACATACCTGAAAACTCAGGTGACATCCCTTGCTGTAGCAGCACCTTCCACCCTGAGGAGCATTTCTACAGAGACACCAGCCTGGAAGAGAATCCAGGCCCTTCTGGGACTGATTGGCCAGGACCTTCCTTATTAGAAAAGCCAGAGTCCTCTGGTGGCAGGAGGGGCCACTCCTGGCGGTCCAAGGGTGTCAAAAAATCCAAGTAA
- the SEMA3G gene encoding semaphorin-3G isoform X2, with protein METFSRYLLSANRSAIFLGPRGSLDLQAMYLDEYRDRLFLGGLDTLYSLRLDQVWPDPREVLWPPQPGQREECVRKGRDPLTECANFVRVLQPHNRTHLLACGTGAFQPVCALITVGHRGEHVLRLEPASVEGGRGRCPHEPSRPFASTFVGGELYTGLTADFLGREPMIFRSGGPRPALRSDSDQSLLHEPRFVMAARIPDNSDRDDDKVYFFFSETVPSSDGSPGHVTVSRVGRVCVNDAGGQRVLVNKWSTFLKARLVCSVPGPAGAETHFDQLEDVFLLWPEAGRSLEVYALFSTVSAVFQGFAVCVYHMADIWEVFNGPFAHQEGPQQQWGPYGGKVPFPRPGVCPSKMTAQPGQPFGSTKDYPDEVLQFARAHPLMFRPVRPQHGRPILVKTHLAQRLCQIVVDRVEAEDGTYDVIFLGTDSGSVLKVIALQEGGSAEPEEVVLEELQVFKVPTPITEMEISVKRQMLYVGSRLGVAQLRLHQCETYGSACAECCLARDPYCAWDGTSCTRYRPSPSKRRFRRQDIRHGNPALQCLGQSQEEEAAGLAVTTVYGTEHNSTFLECLPKSPQAAVHWLLQRPGDEGPDQVKTDERVLHVEQGLLFRRLSRLDAGTYTCTTLEHGFSQTVVRLALEVIVASQLDSLFPREPRPEEPPAPGGLAPAPPKAWYKDILQLIGFASLPRVDEYCERVWCRGIGECSGSFRSRGRGKQAKGKSWAGLELGKKVKSRVQAEHNRTPREVEAT; from the exons ATGGAAACATTTTCCAGAT ACCTCCTGTCTGCCAACCGCTCTGCCATCTTCCTGGGCCCCCGGGGCTCGCTGGACCTCCAGGCCATGTACCTGGACGAGTACCGAGACCGCCTTTTTCTGGGGGGCCTTGACACCCTCTACTCTCTGCGGCTGGACCAGGTCTGGCCAGATCCCCGGGAG GTCCTGTGGCCGCCACAGCCAGGACAGAGGGAGGAATGTGTTCGAAAGGGAAGAGATCCTTTG ACGGAGTGTGCCAACTTCGTGCGGGTGCTGCAGCCCCACAACCGGACCCACCTGCTGGCCTGTGGCACCGGGGCCTTCCAGCCCGTCTGTGCCCTCATCACGGTCGGGCACCGTGGGGAG CACGTGCTCCGCCTGGAGCCCGCCAGTGTGGAGGGTGGGCGGGGACGGTGCCCGCACGAGCCCAGCCGTCCCTTTGCCAGCACCTTTGTAG gcgGGGAGCTGTACACGGGCCTTACTGCTGACTTCCTGGGGCGCGAGCCCATGATCTTCCGAAGTGGGGGTCCCCGACCAGCCCTGCGCTCTGACTCCGACCAGAGCCTCTTGCATG AGCCCCGGTTCGTGATGGCCGCCCGGATCCCTGACAACTCTGACCGGGACGATGACAAGGTGTACTTCTTCTTCTCGGAGACTGTCCCTTCCTCTGATGGCAGCCCGGGCCATGTCACTGTCAGCCGTGTGGGCCGAGTCTGTGTG AATGATGCTGGTGGCCAGCGGGTGCTGGTGAACAAATGGAGCACCTTCCTCAAGGCCAGGCTGGTGTGCTCGGTGCCGGGCCCTGCAGGTGCTGAGACCCACTTTGACCAGCTGG AGGACGTGTTCCTGCTGTGGCCCGAGGCAGGGAGGAGCCTCGAGGTGTACGCGCTGTTCAGCACCGTCAG TGCTGTGTTCCAGGGCTTCGCCGTCTGCGTGTACCACATGGCAGACATCTGGGAGGTCTTCAACGGGCCCTTTGCCCACCAAGAGGGTCCCCAGCAGCAGTGGGGGCCCTATGGGGGCAAGGTGCCCTTCCCCCGCCCTGGCGTG TGCCCCAGCAAGATGACCGCGCAGCCAGGGCAGCCCTTTGGCAGCACCAAGGACTACCCAGACGAGGTGCTGCAGTTCGCCCGAGCCCACCCACTCATGTTCCGGCCTGTGCGGCCTCAGCATGGCCGCCCCATCCTTGTCAAGACCCACCTGGCCCAGCGGCTGTGCCAGATCGTGGTGGACCGCGTGGAGGCGGAGGACGGCACGTACGACGTCATCTTCCTGGGGACTG actCAGGCTCCGTGCTCAAAGTCATTGCCCTTCAGGAAGGTGGCTCAGCAGAGCCCGAGGAGGTGGTTCTGGAGGAGCTCCAGGTGTTTAAG gtgcCAACACCCATCACTGAGATGGAGATCTCTGTCAAAAGG CAAATGCTATACGTGGGCTCTCGGCTGGGCGTGGCCCAGCTGCGGCTGCACCAGTGTGAGACCTACGGCAGTGCCTGTGCCGAGTGCTGCCTGGCCCGGGACCCATACTGCGCCTGGGACGGCACCTCCTGTACCCGCTACCGCCCCAGTCCCAGCAAGCGCCGGTTCCGCCGGCAGGACATCCGGCACGGCAACCCTGCCCTGCAGTGCCTGGGCCAGAGCCAGGAAG AGGAGGCTGCGGGCCTGGCAGTCACCACGGTCTACGGCACAGAGCACAACAGCACCTTCCTGGAGTGCCTGCCCAAGTCTCCCCAGGCTGCTGTGCACTGGCTCTTGCAGAGGCCGGGGGATGAGGGGCCTGACCAG GTGAAGACAGACGAGCGAGTCCTGCACGTGGAGCAGGGGCTGCTGTTCCGCAGGCTCAGCCGCCTCGATGCAGGCACCTACACCTGCACGACGCTGGAGCACGGCTTCTCCCAGACTGTGGTCCGCCTGGCTCTGGAGGTTATCGTGGCCTCGCAGCTGGACAGCCTGTTCCCTCGGGAGCCAAGGCCAGAGGAGCCCCCAGCCCCGGGAGGCCtggcccccgccccccccaagGCCTGGTACAAAGACATCCTGCAGCTCATCGGCTTCGCCAGCCTACCCCGGGTGGATGAGTACTGCGAGCGTGTGTGGTGCCGGGGCATCGGGGAGTGCTCGGGCTCCTTCCGGAGCCGGGGCCGGGGCAAGCAGGCCAAGGGCAAGAGCTGGgcggggctggagctgggcaAGAAGGTGAAGAGCCGGGTTCAGGCCGAGCATAACCGGACACCCCGGGAGGTGGAGGCCACGtag
- the PHF7 gene encoding PHD finger protein 7 isoform X1, with protein MKTIKEKKKERQRSRKSAKTRRVTQRKPSSGPVCRLCLQEPGDPEKLGEFLQKDNLSVHYFCLILSSKLPQRGQSNRGLHGFLPEDIKKEAVRASRKICFVCKKKGAAINCQKDQCVRNFHLPCGQEKGCLSQFFGEYKSFCGKHRPKQDIQQGNVREESCVLCCEDLSQASVENIQSPCCSQAIYHRKCIQKYAHTSAKHFFKCPQCNNREEFPQEMLRMGIHIPDRDAAWELEPGAFSELYQRYQHCDAPTCLYEQGRDSFEDEGRWCLILCATCGSQGTHRDCSSLRSNSKKWECEECSPSASATDYIPENSGDIPCCSSTFHPEEHFYRDTSLEENPGPSGTDWPGPSLLEKPESSGGRRGHSWRSKGVKKSK; from the exons ATGAAgactataaaagaaaagaagaaggaacgCCAAAGATCAAG AAAATCTGCCAAGACAAGGAGGGTCACCCAGAGGAAGCCATCTTCAGGGCCTG TTTGCCGGCTATGCCTTCAAGAACCTGGGGATCCCGAAAAATTAGGGGAATTTCTTCAGAAAGACAATCTCAGCGTGCATTATTTTTGTCTT ATCCTATCTAGCAAGCTGCCTCAGAGGGGCCAGTCCAACAGAGGTTTGCATGGATTCCTGCCTGAAGACATCAAAAAGGAGGCAGTCCGGGCTTCTAGGAAG ATCTGCTTTGTGTGCAAGAAAAAGGGAGCTGCTATCAACTGCCAGAAGGATCAGTGCGTCAGAAACTTCCATCTGCCTTGTGGCCAAGAAAAGGGTTGCCTTTCACAATTTTTTGGAGAGTACAA ATCATTTTGTGGAAAACATCGCCCAAAACAGGACATTCAACAGGGGAACGTGAGGGAGGAAAGCTGCGTCTTGTGTTGTGAAGATTTATCCCAAGCGAGTGTTGAGAACATCCAGAGCCCGTGTTGTAGTCAAGCTATCTACCACCGCAAGTGTATACAG AAATATGCCCACACATCAGCAAAGCATTTCTTCAAATGTCCACAGTGTAACAATCGAGAAGAGTTTCCTCAAGAAATGCTAAGAATGGGAATTCACATTCCAGACAG AGATGCTGCCTGGGAACTTGAGCCAGGGGCTTTCTCAGAGTTGTATCAGCGCTATCAGCATTGTGATGCCCCCACCTGTCTGTACGAACAAGGCAGAGACAGCTTTGAGGATGAAGG GAGGTGGTGCCTCATTCTGTGTGCTACATGCGGATCCCAGGGGACCCACAGAGACTGCTCCTCTCTTAGATCCAACAGTAAGAAATGGGAGTGTGAGGAATGTTCACCTTCTGCTTCAGCCACAG ACTACATACCTGAAAACTCAGGTGACATCCCTTGCTGTAGCAGCACCTTCCACCCTGAGGAGCATTTCTACAGAGACACCAGCCTGGAAGAGAATCCAGGCCCTTCTGGGACTGATTGGCCAGGACCTTCCTTATTAGAAAAGCCAGAGTCCTCTGGTGGCAGGAGGGGCCACTCCTGGCGGTCCAAGGGTGTCAAAAAATCCAAGTAA
- the SEMA3G gene encoding semaphorin-3G isoform X1, protein MAPSSWATCCLLGGLLLCGGSPGPGVPRLRLSYRDLLSANRSAIFLGPRGSLDLQAMYLDEYRDRLFLGGLDTLYSLRLDQVWPDPREVLWPPQPGQREECVRKGRDPLTECANFVRVLQPHNRTHLLACGTGAFQPVCALITVGHRGEHVLRLEPASVEGGRGRCPHEPSRPFASTFVGGELYTGLTADFLGREPMIFRSGGPRPALRSDSDQSLLHEPRFVMAARIPDNSDRDDDKVYFFFSETVPSSDGSPGHVTVSRVGRVCVNDAGGQRVLVNKWSTFLKARLVCSVPGPAGAETHFDQLEDVFLLWPEAGRSLEVYALFSTVSAVFQGFAVCVYHMADIWEVFNGPFAHQEGPQQQWGPYGGKVPFPRPGVCPSKMTAQPGQPFGSTKDYPDEVLQFARAHPLMFRPVRPQHGRPILVKTHLAQRLCQIVVDRVEAEDGTYDVIFLGTDSGSVLKVIALQEGGSAEPEEVVLEELQVFKVPTPITEMEISVKRQMLYVGSRLGVAQLRLHQCETYGSACAECCLARDPYCAWDGTSCTRYRPSPSKRRFRRQDIRHGNPALQCLGQSQEEEAAGLAVTTVYGTEHNSTFLECLPKSPQAAVHWLLQRPGDEGPDQVKTDERVLHVEQGLLFRRLSRLDAGTYTCTTLEHGFSQTVVRLALEVIVASQLDSLFPREPRPEEPPAPGGLAPAPPKAWYKDILQLIGFASLPRVDEYCERVWCRGIGECSGSFRSRGRGKQAKGKSWAGLELGKKVKSRVQAEHNRTPREVEAT, encoded by the exons ATGGCCCCCTCATCCTGGGCCACCTGCTGCCTTCTGGGGGGCCTCCTGCTCTGTGGGGGTAGCCCTGGCCCCGGCGTGCCCCGCCTGAGGCTCTCCTACCGAG ACCTCCTGTCTGCCAACCGCTCTGCCATCTTCCTGGGCCCCCGGGGCTCGCTGGACCTCCAGGCCATGTACCTGGACGAGTACCGAGACCGCCTTTTTCTGGGGGGCCTTGACACCCTCTACTCTCTGCGGCTGGACCAGGTCTGGCCAGATCCCCGGGAG GTCCTGTGGCCGCCACAGCCAGGACAGAGGGAGGAATGTGTTCGAAAGGGAAGAGATCCTTTG ACGGAGTGTGCCAACTTCGTGCGGGTGCTGCAGCCCCACAACCGGACCCACCTGCTGGCCTGTGGCACCGGGGCCTTCCAGCCCGTCTGTGCCCTCATCACGGTCGGGCACCGTGGGGAG CACGTGCTCCGCCTGGAGCCCGCCAGTGTGGAGGGTGGGCGGGGACGGTGCCCGCACGAGCCCAGCCGTCCCTTTGCCAGCACCTTTGTAG gcgGGGAGCTGTACACGGGCCTTACTGCTGACTTCCTGGGGCGCGAGCCCATGATCTTCCGAAGTGGGGGTCCCCGACCAGCCCTGCGCTCTGACTCCGACCAGAGCCTCTTGCATG AGCCCCGGTTCGTGATGGCCGCCCGGATCCCTGACAACTCTGACCGGGACGATGACAAGGTGTACTTCTTCTTCTCGGAGACTGTCCCTTCCTCTGATGGCAGCCCGGGCCATGTCACTGTCAGCCGTGTGGGCCGAGTCTGTGTG AATGATGCTGGTGGCCAGCGGGTGCTGGTGAACAAATGGAGCACCTTCCTCAAGGCCAGGCTGGTGTGCTCGGTGCCGGGCCCTGCAGGTGCTGAGACCCACTTTGACCAGCTGG AGGACGTGTTCCTGCTGTGGCCCGAGGCAGGGAGGAGCCTCGAGGTGTACGCGCTGTTCAGCACCGTCAG TGCTGTGTTCCAGGGCTTCGCCGTCTGCGTGTACCACATGGCAGACATCTGGGAGGTCTTCAACGGGCCCTTTGCCCACCAAGAGGGTCCCCAGCAGCAGTGGGGGCCCTATGGGGGCAAGGTGCCCTTCCCCCGCCCTGGCGTG TGCCCCAGCAAGATGACCGCGCAGCCAGGGCAGCCCTTTGGCAGCACCAAGGACTACCCAGACGAGGTGCTGCAGTTCGCCCGAGCCCACCCACTCATGTTCCGGCCTGTGCGGCCTCAGCATGGCCGCCCCATCCTTGTCAAGACCCACCTGGCCCAGCGGCTGTGCCAGATCGTGGTGGACCGCGTGGAGGCGGAGGACGGCACGTACGACGTCATCTTCCTGGGGACTG actCAGGCTCCGTGCTCAAAGTCATTGCCCTTCAGGAAGGTGGCTCAGCAGAGCCCGAGGAGGTGGTTCTGGAGGAGCTCCAGGTGTTTAAG gtgcCAACACCCATCACTGAGATGGAGATCTCTGTCAAAAGG CAAATGCTATACGTGGGCTCTCGGCTGGGCGTGGCCCAGCTGCGGCTGCACCAGTGTGAGACCTACGGCAGTGCCTGTGCCGAGTGCTGCCTGGCCCGGGACCCATACTGCGCCTGGGACGGCACCTCCTGTACCCGCTACCGCCCCAGTCCCAGCAAGCGCCGGTTCCGCCGGCAGGACATCCGGCACGGCAACCCTGCCCTGCAGTGCCTGGGCCAGAGCCAGGAAG AGGAGGCTGCGGGCCTGGCAGTCACCACGGTCTACGGCACAGAGCACAACAGCACCTTCCTGGAGTGCCTGCCCAAGTCTCCCCAGGCTGCTGTGCACTGGCTCTTGCAGAGGCCGGGGGATGAGGGGCCTGACCAG GTGAAGACAGACGAGCGAGTCCTGCACGTGGAGCAGGGGCTGCTGTTCCGCAGGCTCAGCCGCCTCGATGCAGGCACCTACACCTGCACGACGCTGGAGCACGGCTTCTCCCAGACTGTGGTCCGCCTGGCTCTGGAGGTTATCGTGGCCTCGCAGCTGGACAGCCTGTTCCCTCGGGAGCCAAGGCCAGAGGAGCCCCCAGCCCCGGGAGGCCtggcccccgccccccccaagGCCTGGTACAAAGACATCCTGCAGCTCATCGGCTTCGCCAGCCTACCCCGGGTGGATGAGTACTGCGAGCGTGTGTGGTGCCGGGGCATCGGGGAGTGCTCGGGCTCCTTCCGGAGCCGGGGCCGGGGCAAGCAGGCCAAGGGCAAGAGCTGGgcggggctggagctgggcaAGAAGGTGAAGAGCCGGGTTCAGGCCGAGCATAACCGGACACCCCGGGAGGTGGAGGCCACGtag